One genomic segment of Ricinus communis isolate WT05 ecotype wild-type chromosome 5, ASM1957865v1, whole genome shotgun sequence includes these proteins:
- the LOC8265452 gene encoding uncharacterized protein LOC8265452 isoform X2 — translation MNDIVPEFLSRYNYANWSACMKSYLLANDLWDIMESNAEPPTPEENESEFKAWRKKNAEALHAIQTSCFSEILSQIRDISSAKLCWDTLAKTNELNVPGDQVPPQEPVLPPTEVESHPQAVSQGLEDHVRVQMRPLREAIEKGDSDAVQDFVGRHPDSVSKKIAGFGETALHVATLAGNTKIVEVLVEFMSEEDMEIVDENEDTAFVLAAVIGSRRIAEIMVKKNIKLVTIPTKDILPVTVACSHGHRETTRYLYSLTSFELLRPENGYYGSSLLHETISRQMFDISLDLLERCPSLATRVNHLGINPLHEFSGLNDFFPSGSRFIFWKQWIYSRIHVQLPPALSEVRISMPQKNLKKQGKNILVQGLSHLQSLVSNFLEFLGLKQIYDRKLTHAYALKILHHMSEYISTIDDNELGINGVYAAFFNAIKRGVVEVVVEMIKANSTLLTVVDYDSRGVLLNAVAHRQENIFGLVYVLDTYKYMLISGIDRNKNNMLHIAANLAPSHRLARISGAALQMQRELQWYKEVESIVSPLSKEHLNRFDQRPGDIFSESHLKLVADGEKWMKETATSCSVVGALIITIMFTAAFTVPGGNDQESGFPLFLHMKTFIIFIISDAISLFASSTSVLTFLGVLTSRYAEEDFLKSLPTKLIIALSTLFVSIAAMMVAFCSTLIIMLRGQLNLIMPLVLLASIPVTLFVLQQFPLLVDIFASTYGPGIFDRKLKNWY, via the exons ATGAACGATATTGTTCCTGAGTTTCTATCAAGATATAATTATGCAAACTGGAGTGCTTGCATGAAGAGCTATTTATTGGCTAACGATCTTTGGGACATTATGGAATCCAATGCTGAGCCTCCTACTCCAGAAGAGAACGAATCTGAATTCAAGGCTTGGAGAAAGAAGAATGCTGAGGCTTTACATGCAATTCAAACTTCATGCTTTTCGGAGATACTTTCCCAGATTAGAGACATTAGTTCAGCTAAACTTTGTTGGGATACTTTGGCCAAAACGAATGAGTTAAACGTGCCAGGAGACCAAGTCCCACCGCAAGAACCCGTATTGCCACCAACAGAAGTGGAATCGCACCCACAAGCAGTCAGTCAAG GGCTAGAGGATCATGTAAGGGTTCAAATGCGACCCTTACGCGAGGCTATAGAGAAAGGTGATTCAGATGCTGTACAGGACTTCGTTGGTCGTCACCCAGATTCAGTGAGCAAAAAGATTGCAGGTTTTGGTGAAACGGCTCTTCATGTTGCAACATTGGCTGGAAACACAAAGATTGTGGAGGTATTGGTAGAGTTTATGTCAGAAGAAGATATGGAAATAGTTGATGAAAATGAGGATACAGCGTTTGTTCTTGCTGCTGTAATTGGGTCCAGGAGAATTGCAGAAATAATGGTAAAAAAGAACATTAAGTTGGTTACAATTCCAACAAAGGATATACTTCCAGTGACTGTGGCATGTAGCCATGGCCATAGGGAAACAACTCGATACTTATACTCCCTCACTTCATTTGAATTGCTACGTCCAGAAAATGGATACTATGGTTCTTCACTTCTCCACGAGACAATTTCAAGACAAATGTTTG atatttcatTGGATCTGCTGGAGCGTTGCCCAAGTCTGGCCACTAGAGTAAATCATCTGGGAATCAACCCTCTACACGAATTTTCAGGACTGAATGATTTTTTCCCCAGTGGCAGCCGATTTATCTTTTGGAAACAGTGGATATATTCCC GGATTCATGTGCAACTACCTCCTGCCCTTAGTGAAGTTCGAATATCCATGCCGCAGAAAAACCTTAAGAAACAGGGAAAAAACATTCTAGTACAAG GATTAAGTCACCTCCAAAGTCTCGTCTCAAATTTCTTAGAATTTTTGG GACTCAAGCAGATATATGATAGGAAGTTGACACATGCCTATGCTCTCAAGATTTTACATCACATGTCTGAATATATATCAACTATAGATGACAATGAACTCGGGATAAATGGGGTATATGCGGCATTTTTCAATGCTATCAAACGAGGAGTGGTTGAAGTTGTTGTTGAGATGATCAAAGCTAATTCTACTCTGCTGACCGTTGTAGACTATGACTCAAGAGGCGTACTCTTGAATGCAGTTGCACATcgtcaagaaaatatttttggcCTTGTATATGTGCTTGATACGTACAAGTACATGTTGATTTCTGGAATAGATAGGAATAAGAACAACATGTTACATATTGCAGCCAATTTAGCACCTTCTCATCGACTCGCTCGCATCTCAGGTGCAGCTTTGCAGATGCAAAGAGAGCTACAATGGTACAAG GAAGTTGAAAGCATCGTGAGTCCTTTATCTAAGGAACATCTCAACAGATTCGATCAGAGGCCTGGCGATATCTTTTCGGAAAGCCATCTTAAGTTGGTGGCAGATGGGGAGAAATGGATGAAAGAGACGGCAACATCTTGCTCAGTCGTGGGTGCGCTAATCATCACTATTATGTTTACTGCAGCATTTACAGTTCCTGGTGGTAACGATCAAGAATCCGGGTTCCCATTATTCTTACATATGAagacatttattatttttataatatctgATGCAATATCTCTCTTTGCGTCCTCAACATCAGTATTGACGTTTTTAGGAGTTCTTACCTCTCGCTACGCGGAGGAAGATTTTCTCAAGTCCTTACCCACAAAATTGATTATCGCTCTATCCACTCTTTTCGTTTCAATTGCAGCCATGATGGTAGCCTTTTGTTCTAcactaataataatgctaCGAGGACAGTTAAATCTCATCATGCCACTCGTTCTGTTGGCTAGTATTCCGGTCACCCTTTTTGTACTGCAACAATTTCCCCTCCTGGTGGACATTTTTGCGTCCACATACGGACCTGGAATCTTTGACAGGAAATTGAAGAATTGGTACTAA
- the LOC8265452 gene encoding uncharacterized protein LOC8265452 isoform X1: MNDIVPEFLSRYNYANWSACMKSYLLANDLWDIMESNAEPPTPEENESEFKAWRKKNAEALHAIQTSCFSEILSQIRDISSAKLCWDTLAKTNELNVPGDQVPPQEPVLPPTEVESHPQAVSQGYPVLIFAKASLKYYFSRTRTGNKTKRLGLEDHVRVQMRPLREAIEKGDSDAVQDFVGRHPDSVSKKIAGFGETALHVATLAGNTKIVEVLVEFMSEEDMEIVDENEDTAFVLAAVIGSRRIAEIMVKKNIKLVTIPTKDILPVTVACSHGHRETTRYLYSLTSFELLRPENGYYGSSLLHETISRQMFDISLDLLERCPSLATRVNHLGINPLHEFSGLNDFFPSGSRFIFWKQWIYSRIHVQLPPALSEVRISMPQKNLKKQGKNILVQGLSHLQSLVSNFLEFLGLKQIYDRKLTHAYALKILHHMSEYISTIDDNELGINGVYAAFFNAIKRGVVEVVVEMIKANSTLLTVVDYDSRGVLLNAVAHRQENIFGLVYVLDTYKYMLISGIDRNKNNMLHIAANLAPSHRLARISGAALQMQRELQWYKEVESIVSPLSKEHLNRFDQRPGDIFSESHLKLVADGEKWMKETATSCSVVGALIITIMFTAAFTVPGGNDQESGFPLFLHMKTFIIFIISDAISLFASSTSVLTFLGVLTSRYAEEDFLKSLPTKLIIALSTLFVSIAAMMVAFCSTLIIMLRGQLNLIMPLVLLASIPVTLFVLQQFPLLVDIFASTYGPGIFDRKLKNWY, encoded by the exons ATGAACGATATTGTTCCTGAGTTTCTATCAAGATATAATTATGCAAACTGGAGTGCTTGCATGAAGAGCTATTTATTGGCTAACGATCTTTGGGACATTATGGAATCCAATGCTGAGCCTCCTACTCCAGAAGAGAACGAATCTGAATTCAAGGCTTGGAGAAAGAAGAATGCTGAGGCTTTACATGCAATTCAAACTTCATGCTTTTCGGAGATACTTTCCCAGATTAGAGACATTAGTTCAGCTAAACTTTGTTGGGATACTTTGGCCAAAACGAATGAGTTAAACGTGCCAGGAGACCAAGTCCCACCGCAAGAACCCGTATTGCCACCAACAGAAGTGGAATCGCACCCACAAGCAGTCAGTCAAGGTTATCCCGTTCTTATATTTGCAAAAGCATCACTCAAATATTACTTTTCGAGAACAAGAACTGgtaataaaactaaaaggtTAG GGCTAGAGGATCATGTAAGGGTTCAAATGCGACCCTTACGCGAGGCTATAGAGAAAGGTGATTCAGATGCTGTACAGGACTTCGTTGGTCGTCACCCAGATTCAGTGAGCAAAAAGATTGCAGGTTTTGGTGAAACGGCTCTTCATGTTGCAACATTGGCTGGAAACACAAAGATTGTGGAGGTATTGGTAGAGTTTATGTCAGAAGAAGATATGGAAATAGTTGATGAAAATGAGGATACAGCGTTTGTTCTTGCTGCTGTAATTGGGTCCAGGAGAATTGCAGAAATAATGGTAAAAAAGAACATTAAGTTGGTTACAATTCCAACAAAGGATATACTTCCAGTGACTGTGGCATGTAGCCATGGCCATAGGGAAACAACTCGATACTTATACTCCCTCACTTCATTTGAATTGCTACGTCCAGAAAATGGATACTATGGTTCTTCACTTCTCCACGAGACAATTTCAAGACAAATGTTTG atatttcatTGGATCTGCTGGAGCGTTGCCCAAGTCTGGCCACTAGAGTAAATCATCTGGGAATCAACCCTCTACACGAATTTTCAGGACTGAATGATTTTTTCCCCAGTGGCAGCCGATTTATCTTTTGGAAACAGTGGATATATTCCC GGATTCATGTGCAACTACCTCCTGCCCTTAGTGAAGTTCGAATATCCATGCCGCAGAAAAACCTTAAGAAACAGGGAAAAAACATTCTAGTACAAG GATTAAGTCACCTCCAAAGTCTCGTCTCAAATTTCTTAGAATTTTTGG GACTCAAGCAGATATATGATAGGAAGTTGACACATGCCTATGCTCTCAAGATTTTACATCACATGTCTGAATATATATCAACTATAGATGACAATGAACTCGGGATAAATGGGGTATATGCGGCATTTTTCAATGCTATCAAACGAGGAGTGGTTGAAGTTGTTGTTGAGATGATCAAAGCTAATTCTACTCTGCTGACCGTTGTAGACTATGACTCAAGAGGCGTACTCTTGAATGCAGTTGCACATcgtcaagaaaatatttttggcCTTGTATATGTGCTTGATACGTACAAGTACATGTTGATTTCTGGAATAGATAGGAATAAGAACAACATGTTACATATTGCAGCCAATTTAGCACCTTCTCATCGACTCGCTCGCATCTCAGGTGCAGCTTTGCAGATGCAAAGAGAGCTACAATGGTACAAG GAAGTTGAAAGCATCGTGAGTCCTTTATCTAAGGAACATCTCAACAGATTCGATCAGAGGCCTGGCGATATCTTTTCGGAAAGCCATCTTAAGTTGGTGGCAGATGGGGAGAAATGGATGAAAGAGACGGCAACATCTTGCTCAGTCGTGGGTGCGCTAATCATCACTATTATGTTTACTGCAGCATTTACAGTTCCTGGTGGTAACGATCAAGAATCCGGGTTCCCATTATTCTTACATATGAagacatttattatttttataatatctgATGCAATATCTCTCTTTGCGTCCTCAACATCAGTATTGACGTTTTTAGGAGTTCTTACCTCTCGCTACGCGGAGGAAGATTTTCTCAAGTCCTTACCCACAAAATTGATTATCGCTCTATCCACTCTTTTCGTTTCAATTGCAGCCATGATGGTAGCCTTTTGTTCTAcactaataataatgctaCGAGGACAGTTAAATCTCATCATGCCACTCGTTCTGTTGGCTAGTATTCCGGTCACCCTTTTTGTACTGCAACAATTTCCCCTCCTGGTGGACATTTTTGCGTCCACATACGGACCTGGAATCTTTGACAGGAAATTGAAGAATTGGTACTAA
- the LOC8265453 gene encoding uncharacterized protein LOC8265453 isoform X2 translates to MKSYLLANDLWDIVESTAEPPIPEENEAEFRCWRKRNAAALHAMQISCFSEILSQIKDISSAKLCWDALAKMNELKVPGDQVQPQEPQVPAIKVETHPQPQAVNQGVEGLAQVQLRPLLEAIEKGDLDAVKNFIHLYPDSVHKKIADFGRTALHVATLTGNTNIVEALVEFMSKDDLKIVDNNKETALVFAAVLGSTRIAEIMVKKNDELISLTIPAKDLLPVTVACSHGHKETARYLYSLTPFELLLPKNGAYGSLLLHVTISRQMFDISLDLLERCPSLATTVNHLGINPLHEFSGLIDLFPSGSRFVFWKKWIYSRIHVQLPAAALSDVRISIPQNKHKQQGKNIIVQGIDKLRSLFTNPLNLFGLKQIYDRKVAHAYALKILRHMSVHVSTIDDNELGVKGVYQAFFTAIRRGVIEVVVEMIKANSTLLTVVDRNLRGILMLAVAHRQEKVFSLVYVLDTYKYMLISGIDKDKNNLLHIAANLAPSRRLDRISGAALQMQRELQWYKEVESIVSPLSKEYLNILEQRPTEIFSQSHIQLVADGEKWMKETATSCSVVGALIITIMFTAAFTVPGGNNQESGFPVFLHEKSFIIFIISDAISLFASSTSVLMFLGVLTSRYAEEDFLKSLPTKLIIGLSTLFVSIAAMMVAFCATLIIMLRGQLNLIMPLILLASIPVTFFVLQQFPLLVEIFVSTYGPGIFNRKLKY, encoded by the exons ATGAAGAGCTATTTACTGGCTAATGATCTCTGGGACATTGTTGAATCCACTGCCGAGCCTCCCATTCCGGAAGAGAACGAAGCTGAATTTAGGTGCTGGAGAAAGAGGAATGCCGCGGCTTTACATGCAATGCAAATTTCATGCTTCTCGGAAATACTTTCCCAGATTAAAGACATTAGTTCAGCTAAACTTTGTTGGGATGCTTTGGCCAAAATGAATGAGTTGAAGGTACCAGGAGACCAAGTCCAGCCACAAGAACCTCAAGTCCCAGCAATTAAAGTGGAAACACACCCACAACCACAGGCAGTCAATCAAG GGGTAGAGGGTCTTGCACAGGTTCAATTGCGACCCTTACTCGAGGCTATAGAGAAAGGTGATTTGGATGCTGTGAAAAACTTCATTCATCTTTACCCAGATTCAGTACACAAAAAGATTGCAGATTTCGGTAGAACGGCTCTTCACGTGGCCACTTTGACTGGAAACACAAACATTGTGGAGGCACTGGTGGAGTTTATGTCAAAAGACGACCTGAAAATAgttgataataataaagagacaGCGCTCGTTTTTGCTGCTGTACTTGGATCCACGAGAATCGCAGAAATAATGGTGAAAAAGAACGATGAGTTGATTAGTCTGACAATTCCAGCAAAGGATCTACTCCCAGTGACTGTGGCATGTAGCCATGGCCACAAAGAAACAGCTCGATATTTATACTCTCTCACTCCATTTGAATTGCTGCTTCCAAAAAATGGAGCTTACGGGTCTTTGCTTCTACATGTAACAATTTCAAGACAAATGTTTG atataTCACTGGATCTGCTGGAACGTTGCCCAAGTCTAGCCACTACAGTAAATCATCTCGGAATCAACCCCTTGCACGAATTTTCAGGACTGATTGATCTTTTCCCCAGTGGCAGCCGTTTTGTCTTTTGGAAAAAGTGGATATATTCCC GCATTCATGTGCAACTACCTGCTGCTGCCCTTAGTGATGTTCGAATATCCATTCCGCAGAATAAACATAAGCAACAGGGAAAAAACATTATAGTACAAG GGATAGATAAGCTGCGAAGCCTCTTCACAAATCCCCTAAATCTTTTTG GACTCAAGCAGATATATGACAGGAAGGTGGCCCATGCCTATGCTCTCAAAATTTTACGTCATATGTCTGTCCATGTATCGACTATAGATGACAATGAACTTGGAGTAAAAGGAGTGTATCAGGCATTCTTCACCGCTATTAGACGAGGAGTGATTGAAGTTGTTGTTGAAATGATCAAAGCTAATTCTACTCTGCTCACCGTTGTAGACAGAAACTTAAGAGGCATACTCATGCTTGCAGTTGCACATCGGCAAGAAAAAGTTTTTAGCCTTGTTTATGTACTTGATACGTACAAGTACATGTTGATTTCTGGAATCGATAAGGATAAAAACAACTTGTTGCATATCGCAGCCAATTTAGCACCTTCTCGTCGACTTGATCGTATTTCAGGTGCAGCTTTGCAGATGCAAAGAGAGCTACAATGGTACAAG GAAGTTGAAAGCATTGTGAGTCCTTTATCTAAGGAATATCTCAACATTCTTGAGCAGAGGCCTACGGAGATATTTTCGCAAAGCCATATTCAGTTGGTGGCAGATGGGGAGAAATGGATGAAAGAGACGGCAACATCTTGCTCAGTCGTGGGTGCGCTAATCATCACTATTATGTTTACTGCAGCATTTACAGTTCCTGGTGGTAACAATCAAGAATCCGGGTTCCCAGTATTCTTACATGAGAagtcatttattatttttattatatctgATGCAATATCTCTCTTTGCGTCCTCAACATCAGTGTTGATGTTTTTAGGAGTTCTTACCTCGCGCTATGCAGAGGAGGATTTTCTCAAGTCCTTACCCACAAAACTAATTATCGGTCTATCCACTCTTTTCGTTTCAATTGCAGCCATGATGGTAGCCTTTTGTGCTACACTGATAATAATGCTACGAGGACAGTTAAATCTTATCATGCCACTTATTCTCTTGGCTAGTATTCCAGTCACCTTTTTTGTGCTGCAACAATTTCCCCTCCTTGTTGAGATATTTGTATCTACATATGGACCTGGAATCTTTAACAGGAAGTTGAAGTATTGA
- the LOC8265453 gene encoding uncharacterized protein LOC8265453 isoform X3: protein MMNNIVPEFLGSYNNYANWSACMKSYLLANDLWDIVESTAEPPIPEENEAEFRCWRKRNAAALHAMQISCFSEILSQIKDISSAKLCWDALAKMNELKVPGDQVQPQEPQVPAIKVETHPQPQAVNQGVEGLAQVQLRPLLEAIEKGDLDAVKNFIHLYPDSVHKKIADFGRTALHVATLTGNTNIVEALVEFMSKDDLKIVDNNKETALVFAAVLGSTRIAEIMVKKNDELISLTIPAKDLLPVTVACSHGHKETARYLYSLTPFELLLPKNGAYGSLLLHVTISRQMFDISLDLLERCPSLATTVNHLGINPLHEFSGLIDLFPSGSRFVFWKKWIYSRIDKLRSLFTNPLNLFGLKQIYDRKVAHAYALKILRHMSVHVSTIDDNELGVKGVYQAFFTAIRRGVIEVVVEMIKANSTLLTVVDRNLRGILMLAVAHRQEKVFSLVYVLDTYKYMLISGIDKDKNNLLHIAANLAPSRRLDRISGAALQMQRELQWYKEVESIVSPLSKEYLNILEQRPTEIFSQSHIQLVADGEKWMKETATSCSVVGALIITIMFTAAFTVPGGNNQESGFPVFLHEKSFIIFIISDAISLFASSTSVLMFLGVLTSRYAEEDFLKSLPTKLIIGLSTLFVSIAAMMVAFCATLIIMLRGQLNLIMPLILLASIPVTFFVLQQFPLLVEIFVSTYGPGIFNRKLKY from the exons ATGATGAACAATATTGTTCCTGAATTTCTAGGAAGCTATAATAATTATGCAAACTGGAGCGCTTGCATGAAGAGCTATTTACTGGCTAATGATCTCTGGGACATTGTTGAATCCACTGCCGAGCCTCCCATTCCGGAAGAGAACGAAGCTGAATTTAGGTGCTGGAGAAAGAGGAATGCCGCGGCTTTACATGCAATGCAAATTTCATGCTTCTCGGAAATACTTTCCCAGATTAAAGACATTAGTTCAGCTAAACTTTGTTGGGATGCTTTGGCCAAAATGAATGAGTTGAAGGTACCAGGAGACCAAGTCCAGCCACAAGAACCTCAAGTCCCAGCAATTAAAGTGGAAACACACCCACAACCACAGGCAGTCAATCAAG GGGTAGAGGGTCTTGCACAGGTTCAATTGCGACCCTTACTCGAGGCTATAGAGAAAGGTGATTTGGATGCTGTGAAAAACTTCATTCATCTTTACCCAGATTCAGTACACAAAAAGATTGCAGATTTCGGTAGAACGGCTCTTCACGTGGCCACTTTGACTGGAAACACAAACATTGTGGAGGCACTGGTGGAGTTTATGTCAAAAGACGACCTGAAAATAgttgataataataaagagacaGCGCTCGTTTTTGCTGCTGTACTTGGATCCACGAGAATCGCAGAAATAATGGTGAAAAAGAACGATGAGTTGATTAGTCTGACAATTCCAGCAAAGGATCTACTCCCAGTGACTGTGGCATGTAGCCATGGCCACAAAGAAACAGCTCGATATTTATACTCTCTCACTCCATTTGAATTGCTGCTTCCAAAAAATGGAGCTTACGGGTCTTTGCTTCTACATGTAACAATTTCAAGACAAATGTTTG atataTCACTGGATCTGCTGGAACGTTGCCCAAGTCTAGCCACTACAGTAAATCATCTCGGAATCAACCCCTTGCACGAATTTTCAGGACTGATTGATCTTTTCCCCAGTGGCAGCCGTTTTGTCTTTTGGAAAAAGTGGATATATTCCC GGATAGATAAGCTGCGAAGCCTCTTCACAAATCCCCTAAATCTTTTTG GACTCAAGCAGATATATGACAGGAAGGTGGCCCATGCCTATGCTCTCAAAATTTTACGTCATATGTCTGTCCATGTATCGACTATAGATGACAATGAACTTGGAGTAAAAGGAGTGTATCAGGCATTCTTCACCGCTATTAGACGAGGAGTGATTGAAGTTGTTGTTGAAATGATCAAAGCTAATTCTACTCTGCTCACCGTTGTAGACAGAAACTTAAGAGGCATACTCATGCTTGCAGTTGCACATCGGCAAGAAAAAGTTTTTAGCCTTGTTTATGTACTTGATACGTACAAGTACATGTTGATTTCTGGAATCGATAAGGATAAAAACAACTTGTTGCATATCGCAGCCAATTTAGCACCTTCTCGTCGACTTGATCGTATTTCAGGTGCAGCTTTGCAGATGCAAAGAGAGCTACAATGGTACAAG GAAGTTGAAAGCATTGTGAGTCCTTTATCTAAGGAATATCTCAACATTCTTGAGCAGAGGCCTACGGAGATATTTTCGCAAAGCCATATTCAGTTGGTGGCAGATGGGGAGAAATGGATGAAAGAGACGGCAACATCTTGCTCAGTCGTGGGTGCGCTAATCATCACTATTATGTTTACTGCAGCATTTACAGTTCCTGGTGGTAACAATCAAGAATCCGGGTTCCCAGTATTCTTACATGAGAagtcatttattatttttattatatctgATGCAATATCTCTCTTTGCGTCCTCAACATCAGTGTTGATGTTTTTAGGAGTTCTTACCTCGCGCTATGCAGAGGAGGATTTTCTCAAGTCCTTACCCACAAAACTAATTATCGGTCTATCCACTCTTTTCGTTTCAATTGCAGCCATGATGGTAGCCTTTTGTGCTACACTGATAATAATGCTACGAGGACAGTTAAATCTTATCATGCCACTTATTCTCTTGGCTAGTATTCCAGTCACCTTTTTTGTGCTGCAACAATTTCCCCTCCTTGTTGAGATATTTGTATCTACATATGGACCTGGAATCTTTAACAGGAAGTTGAAGTATTGA
- the LOC8265453 gene encoding uncharacterized protein LOC8265453 isoform X1, protein MMNNIVPEFLGSYNNYANWSACMKSYLLANDLWDIVESTAEPPIPEENEAEFRCWRKRNAAALHAMQISCFSEILSQIKDISSAKLCWDALAKMNELKVPGDQVQPQEPQVPAIKVETHPQPQAVNQGVEGLAQVQLRPLLEAIEKGDLDAVKNFIHLYPDSVHKKIADFGRTALHVATLTGNTNIVEALVEFMSKDDLKIVDNNKETALVFAAVLGSTRIAEIMVKKNDELISLTIPAKDLLPVTVACSHGHKETARYLYSLTPFELLLPKNGAYGSLLLHVTISRQMFDISLDLLERCPSLATTVNHLGINPLHEFSGLIDLFPSGSRFVFWKKWIYSRIHVQLPAAALSDVRISIPQNKHKQQGKNIIVQGIDKLRSLFTNPLNLFGLKQIYDRKVAHAYALKILRHMSVHVSTIDDNELGVKGVYQAFFTAIRRGVIEVVVEMIKANSTLLTVVDRNLRGILMLAVAHRQEKVFSLVYVLDTYKYMLISGIDKDKNNLLHIAANLAPSRRLDRISGAALQMQRELQWYKEVESIVSPLSKEYLNILEQRPTEIFSQSHIQLVADGEKWMKETATSCSVVGALIITIMFTAAFTVPGGNNQESGFPVFLHEKSFIIFIISDAISLFASSTSVLMFLGVLTSRYAEEDFLKSLPTKLIIGLSTLFVSIAAMMVAFCATLIIMLRGQLNLIMPLILLASIPVTFFVLQQFPLLVEIFVSTYGPGIFNRKLKY, encoded by the exons ATGATGAACAATATTGTTCCTGAATTTCTAGGAAGCTATAATAATTATGCAAACTGGAGCGCTTGCATGAAGAGCTATTTACTGGCTAATGATCTCTGGGACATTGTTGAATCCACTGCCGAGCCTCCCATTCCGGAAGAGAACGAAGCTGAATTTAGGTGCTGGAGAAAGAGGAATGCCGCGGCTTTACATGCAATGCAAATTTCATGCTTCTCGGAAATACTTTCCCAGATTAAAGACATTAGTTCAGCTAAACTTTGTTGGGATGCTTTGGCCAAAATGAATGAGTTGAAGGTACCAGGAGACCAAGTCCAGCCACAAGAACCTCAAGTCCCAGCAATTAAAGTGGAAACACACCCACAACCACAGGCAGTCAATCAAG GGGTAGAGGGTCTTGCACAGGTTCAATTGCGACCCTTACTCGAGGCTATAGAGAAAGGTGATTTGGATGCTGTGAAAAACTTCATTCATCTTTACCCAGATTCAGTACACAAAAAGATTGCAGATTTCGGTAGAACGGCTCTTCACGTGGCCACTTTGACTGGAAACACAAACATTGTGGAGGCACTGGTGGAGTTTATGTCAAAAGACGACCTGAAAATAgttgataataataaagagacaGCGCTCGTTTTTGCTGCTGTACTTGGATCCACGAGAATCGCAGAAATAATGGTGAAAAAGAACGATGAGTTGATTAGTCTGACAATTCCAGCAAAGGATCTACTCCCAGTGACTGTGGCATGTAGCCATGGCCACAAAGAAACAGCTCGATATTTATACTCTCTCACTCCATTTGAATTGCTGCTTCCAAAAAATGGAGCTTACGGGTCTTTGCTTCTACATGTAACAATTTCAAGACAAATGTTTG atataTCACTGGATCTGCTGGAACGTTGCCCAAGTCTAGCCACTACAGTAAATCATCTCGGAATCAACCCCTTGCACGAATTTTCAGGACTGATTGATCTTTTCCCCAGTGGCAGCCGTTTTGTCTTTTGGAAAAAGTGGATATATTCCC GCATTCATGTGCAACTACCTGCTGCTGCCCTTAGTGATGTTCGAATATCCATTCCGCAGAATAAACATAAGCAACAGGGAAAAAACATTATAGTACAAG GGATAGATAAGCTGCGAAGCCTCTTCACAAATCCCCTAAATCTTTTTG GACTCAAGCAGATATATGACAGGAAGGTGGCCCATGCCTATGCTCTCAAAATTTTACGTCATATGTCTGTCCATGTATCGACTATAGATGACAATGAACTTGGAGTAAAAGGAGTGTATCAGGCATTCTTCACCGCTATTAGACGAGGAGTGATTGAAGTTGTTGTTGAAATGATCAAAGCTAATTCTACTCTGCTCACCGTTGTAGACAGAAACTTAAGAGGCATACTCATGCTTGCAGTTGCACATCGGCAAGAAAAAGTTTTTAGCCTTGTTTATGTACTTGATACGTACAAGTACATGTTGATTTCTGGAATCGATAAGGATAAAAACAACTTGTTGCATATCGCAGCCAATTTAGCACCTTCTCGTCGACTTGATCGTATTTCAGGTGCAGCTTTGCAGATGCAAAGAGAGCTACAATGGTACAAG GAAGTTGAAAGCATTGTGAGTCCTTTATCTAAGGAATATCTCAACATTCTTGAGCAGAGGCCTACGGAGATATTTTCGCAAAGCCATATTCAGTTGGTGGCAGATGGGGAGAAATGGATGAAAGAGACGGCAACATCTTGCTCAGTCGTGGGTGCGCTAATCATCACTATTATGTTTACTGCAGCATTTACAGTTCCTGGTGGTAACAATCAAGAATCCGGGTTCCCAGTATTCTTACATGAGAagtcatttattatttttattatatctgATGCAATATCTCTCTTTGCGTCCTCAACATCAGTGTTGATGTTTTTAGGAGTTCTTACCTCGCGCTATGCAGAGGAGGATTTTCTCAAGTCCTTACCCACAAAACTAATTATCGGTCTATCCACTCTTTTCGTTTCAATTGCAGCCATGATGGTAGCCTTTTGTGCTACACTGATAATAATGCTACGAGGACAGTTAAATCTTATCATGCCACTTATTCTCTTGGCTAGTATTCCAGTCACCTTTTTTGTGCTGCAACAATTTCCCCTCCTTGTTGAGATATTTGTATCTACATATGGACCTGGAATCTTTAACAGGAAGTTGAAGTATTGA